Genomic DNA from bacterium:
TCGGACCGAGCAGCTCCTTCGTGAGGCGCGTGTTCGCGATCGGCGCGATCGTGTTGGACTTGATGTCGTACTTCGCGCCTTCGATGGCCAGCACGTTGCTGAGGCCCACGAGGCCCATCTTGGCCGCGCCGTAGTTCGTCTGACCGAAGTTGCCGAAGATGCCGGCAGCCGAAGCCGTGAAGAGGAAGCGGCCGTAGCCGTTCTCCTTCATCACGCGGAATGCGGGCTGGCTCACGTAGAATGTGCCGCGCAGGTGGACATCGAGAACGATCTCGAGGTTCTGGGGCTCGAGCTTCACGAAGCTCGCATCGCGCAGGATGCCCGCGTTGTTGATGACGATGTCGACCTTGCCGAAGTTCTCGACGGCGGTCTGGATGATCCCCTCGCCACCTTCCGGAGTGGCCACCGAATCGTAGTTGGCCACGGCGGTACCACCGGCCTCGTTGATCTGCTTGACCGTCTCGTCGGCCATGCTGCTGCCGCCGCCTGTGCCGTCCGAGGAGCCTCCTAGATCGTTGACCACCACCTGGGCGCCGCGACGGCCAAGCTCGAGGGCGTAGGTCTTGCCCAGGCCACCGCCTGCGCCAGTAATCACGGCCACGCGGCCGTCGTATCGGATCTCATCGGACATGGGGAGTCTCCTCGGATAATGGGGATGAAACGTGGCCGCACCTGTCCCTAGTCCCTTGTCACACCAAAAGCTGGGGGTAGAGTCGTCGCAGTTTCACGCGGGCTTGTTGGGTCGTGAATTGCCAGTCGACGCCCTTCGTCGTTCGGTTGCGATCGTCTTGCCAGGCTTGGACTTGGCGCGTGAGATC
This window encodes:
- a CDS encoding SDR family NAD(P)-dependent oxidoreductase, coding for MSDEIRYDGRVAVITGAGGGLGKTYALELGRRGAQVVVNDLGGSSDGTGGGSSMADETVKQINEAGGTAVANYDSVATPEGGEGIIQTAVENFGKVDIVINNAGILRDASFVKLEPQNLEIVLDVHLRGTFYVSQPAFRVMKENGYGRFLFTASAAGIFGNFGQTNYGAAKMGLVGLSNVLAIEGAKYDIKSNTIAPIANTRLTKELLGPIADKLDAECVTPLSCFLVSEDCQLTHEIFSVGGGRFARIFIGLAPGWSAGVDAKPSIEEVAANMDQIRNTDGYIIPASIADEMKAIVEMMKG